A DNA window from Rhodococcus sp. Z13 contains the following coding sequences:
- the nikE gene encoding nickel ABC transporter ATP-binding protein NikE: MSTLHDTDVLAVPGPKPSDRILSVTDLRIAFRGDPHDEPTVRDVSFDIASGQVLALVGESGSGKSLTAAALLGLLPPGAYLAGGSIRFRSGSGEAVDLAGLSEKRLNTFRGSGIGMVFQNPLSSLDPSFRVGSQLDEVLVRHRPRTRRAERRELAAQWLRRVGFDDPERVLNSYPHELSGGMRQRVVLALAGLAEPTLLVADEPTTALDTIVQRQVLDLLRDVASSTGASLLLITHDFDVVEHLADSVVVLRNGAVVEAGTRDEILSSPRDPYTKQLLAAVPRLGRRRTLPHWRGARSLAGGAVTQAVTETAAETSDPVTPVLKLENVTRSFTVGGWGTGTRRSEFVAVDDVSLEVRPGEIYGLIGASGSGKSTLARLMGGLLDVTSGSVHFQGEPLSGTDRDTFRAARPRLQYVFQDPVGSLNPAVRVGEQIARPLRRFGTVPDNSGVSDAVAEALELVGLPAAFADRYPHALSGGQAQRVCLARALALSPDLLILDEPTSALDVSTQAGVVDLVLDLRERLDLTCVFIGHGLGLVEWMCDRIGVMSRGRLVDTFPTEDLYDTDRAPEVHDLLRADLGSGKVLHTS, encoded by the coding sequence ATGAGCACACTCCACGACACCGACGTCCTGGCCGTACCCGGCCCCAAGCCGTCCGATCGGATCCTCTCGGTCACCGACCTGCGGATCGCCTTCCGCGGCGACCCGCACGACGAGCCGACGGTCCGCGACGTGTCCTTCGATATCGCGTCGGGTCAGGTACTCGCCCTCGTCGGGGAGTCCGGTTCCGGGAAGAGCCTGACGGCCGCGGCCCTCCTGGGCCTCCTGCCCCCGGGAGCGTATCTCGCCGGCGGATCGATCCGGTTCCGGAGCGGGTCCGGCGAGGCCGTCGACCTCGCGGGGTTGAGCGAGAAGCGGCTCAACACCTTCCGGGGCTCGGGCATCGGCATGGTCTTCCAGAATCCGCTGAGTTCGCTCGATCCGTCCTTCCGGGTCGGCAGCCAGCTCGACGAGGTGCTCGTGCGGCACCGTCCGCGCACGCGCCGCGCCGAACGGCGCGAGCTCGCCGCCCAGTGGCTGCGACGGGTCGGATTCGACGATCCGGAGCGGGTACTGAACTCGTATCCGCATGAGCTCAGCGGCGGGATGCGCCAGCGCGTCGTGCTCGCACTCGCCGGCCTGGCCGAGCCCACGCTGCTCGTCGCCGACGAGCCGACCACCGCGCTCGACACGATCGTGCAGCGGCAGGTGCTCGACCTGCTCCGCGACGTGGCCTCCTCCACCGGTGCCTCCCTGCTGCTCATCACCCACGATTTCGACGTGGTGGAACACCTCGCCGATTCGGTGGTCGTACTGCGCAACGGTGCCGTCGTGGAAGCCGGGACCCGTGACGAGATCCTGTCCTCGCCCCGCGATCCCTACACGAAGCAGTTGCTCGCCGCCGTCCCCCGCCTCGGGAGGCGACGTACCCTGCCGCATTGGCGCGGTGCCCGCTCGCTGGCAGGCGGTGCGGTCACCCAGGCAGTGACGGAAACCGCTGCGGAGACATCCGATCCGGTCACCCCGGTGTTGAAACTCGAGAACGTCACACGCAGTTTCACGGTCGGCGGCTGGGGCACCGGCACACGCCGCTCGGAGTTCGTCGCCGTCGACGACGTGTCCCTCGAGGTACGGCCCGGCGAGATCTACGGTCTGATCGGCGCATCCGGCTCGGGCAAGTCCACGCTGGCCCGACTCATGGGAGGTCTGCTCGACGTGACCTCCGGGAGCGTGCACTTCCAGGGGGAGCCGCTCTCGGGCACCGACCGTGACACGTTCCGCGCCGCCCGCCCGCGCCTGCAGTACGTCTTCCAGGACCCCGTCGGTTCGCTCAACCCGGCCGTGCGGGTGGGTGAGCAGATCGCTCGTCCACTACGGCGTTTCGGGACCGTGCCCGACAATAGTGGTGTGTCCGACGCGGTGGCCGAGGCCCTCGAACTCGTCGGTCTGCCGGCCGCATTCGCCGATCGCTATCCGCATGCGCTCTCCGGAGGTCAGGCGCAAAGGGTCTGCCTGGCACGGGCACTGGCCCTGTCGCCGGATCTGCTGATCCTCGACGAACCGACCTCCGCCCTCGACGTGTCCACCCAGGCCGGGGTCGTCGACCTCGTGCTCGACCTGCGGGAGCGACTCGACCTGACGTGCGTGTTCATCGGGCACGGACTGGGTCTCGTCGAGTGGATGTGCGACCGCATCGGGGTGATGTCGCGAGGACGCCTCGTCGACACGTTCCCCACCGAAGATCTCTACGACACCGACAGGGCGCCGGAGGTTCACGACCTGCTGCGCGCCGACCTCGGTTCAGGAAAGGTGCTCCACACGTCATGA